Below is a genomic region from Ammonifex degensii KC4.
TTGGTGGGGGCTTTCATTGGTGCCATGGTGGCCTTTCTCCTGCTGGGCCACGGCTACTTCGTCTGGCACCTGGCTAAAAGGTGGGGAGCGGCGGTGTTTCACTCCAGAGCCGCCTTCTAGTTGGATAAAATAACCGCTAGCTTTTCGGCCCCTCCGACCGTAACCTTGGATAAGAAGGGCCGATAATAGAGTACTAGGATGAGCCTGTTAGGGAGAGTCGAAGGAGAATGCGCAACCTGCAGAATTATCTGGGTATGGTGGGGAACGGGGAAACGGTAGCCCTCATCGATCCGGAGGGGCGAATATCCTGGTTCTGCGCACCCCGGTTTGACAGCTTCCCGCTCTTTGCGGCAGCGCTCGATCCTTACCGGGGAGGATTTTTGCGGCTGCATTTCCCAGCCGAGGCCCGGGTGGTCTATACGGGACATGAGTATTATGACCGTACTAATGTGTTGCAGACCTTCTTTAAAGGAGCCGGGTTTCACGGCGTAATTATAGATTTCATGCCTTGGCAAAGAAACGCCTTCATACGCCTGGTGAAGATTAAGAACACCACTACCCAGCCTTTGCGTCTTCCCATAGAAGTGGAAGTGGTGCCCGTACGTACTTCCTTCCGTCCCTTCGTGCGGCGGCAAGAAGGTAACGCCTTCCTCATTTTTGATCAGAACATGTGCCTTTACCTTTTGCTAACGATTTCCAAAGAAGCTCTAGGCTTTCCCCGTATAGAACTCTCCCTGCCCCCGGGTGGGGAGGAAGAGTTCCGCCTGGTCATGGGCTACGGTCGGGACCGCGAGGAGGCCGAGGTAGAGGTACAAAGGGCCCTGGAGGCCTCACTGGGAGAGACGGTGCGCTTCTGGGAACAGTGGCTGGAGCGGGCCAGGATACCCTCCTGGCTTAAAGGACCACTGCGCAAGGCGTACTGCCGGAGCTTGCTGGCCCTGAAGCTCCTCACCCACCACCGGTCTGGTGCCATTTTGGCTGCTCCCACGGCTTCCTTTCCGGCTACCCCCGGCGGCAAAGAGAACTGGGATTACCGTTACTGCTGGATAAGGGACGGCTTCCTCACGGCCATGGCCTTCGACGAGGCGGGGTTGCACCAAGAGGCACGCAAGTTCTATGATTTCATCCTACCACTCCAGGCTCCGGACGGGAGCTGGCCCCATCCCCTTTACACCATTGACGGGACTGTTCCTACCGAGGTGGAAATCATGGACCTGGAGGGGCCGAACGGGGAAAAGCCCATTCGCTTTGGCAATGAAGCGGCCATTCAGCTGCAGCTGGATAACGAAGGCAGCGTGCTTTACGGCCTCTGGTATCACTATGCACTTACCCGGGATAAGGCCTACCTGCGGGAGATTTGGCCGGCCGTTCGCAAAGCTGCTTTCTGGCTGCGGCGGAACTGGTTCCGCGCCGAGCACGGCATCTGGGAGTTCCGCGGGCACCGGAGCCAGTGGACTTACGGCAAGGCCGTAACCTATGGAGGTCTCCTGGCAGCGGCTCGCCTGGCTCAGGAGTTGGGCTTCGGGCAGCTGGCGGGAATATGGCGAGGAGCGGCCTACCAGATGCAGAGCGAGGTGGTACATTATGCCTGGTCGGAAAAGCGCCAGGCTTTCACCCAGCTTTACGATGACGATTCGCCCCTCGACATTTCGGTGCTGGCCCTGGTCTTTTACGGCCTGGTCTCACCCCGCGATCCACGTATGCTCAAAACCATCCAGGCACTGGAGGGCACGCGCGGCTGCCTCATCTACCGGGCCGTAGCTCGCTACGAGTGTGCCATTCTACCTTTCGCCTTGGCCCAACTTTGGCTGGCGCGCTATCACCTGCGGGCGGGCAACCTCCAGCGCGCCTGGGAGCTCACCGACATGCTCCTTTCCAACGCTACCTCCCTTTACCTCTGGGGGGAGCACTTCGATCCGGAGACGGGAAAACAATGGGGTAACTTCCCCCAAACCTTTGTCCACGCTGAATTTGTACGCAACGCCTGGGCCTGGCAGCGAGCTATGGCCGGCAGAGCCGAAGGAGTAGTTGCCGCACAGCTTCAGGCCCAGCAAGTTTGAAAGATGCTGGAGGAGCCTGGGAGCCTACTGCTACCCCGATTCCCTGCTTTTCTTCCACCAAGCGAAGAGCAGGGGCGTCGCCCGTGTCGTCGCCGAAATAGGCGGGCAGAAATCCTTGGGCTTCGGCCAAAAGACGGGCCACGGCGGCTCCCTTGTTAATCCCGGGGGGCAGGAACTCCACTACTTTTTTCCCGGGCCAAATCTGCCAGCGAGGAAGAAAAGCCTGTGCCGCCTGCTGGGCTTCCTCCTTTACTATTTCTGCTTCTTCTTCATCGGCCAGGCGGTAGTGTAGAGCCAAGGCAAAACCCTTGTCCTCCAGGAGAAAACCTTTTCTTCCTGCCAGCAGCCGGACCAGGTAAAGGTAAAACTTATCTTTTGAAGCTTTTTCCTCCAAACCAAGGGAGTACCGCCAGAACCCTTTGCCCGCCACCTTTATCTCTGCCCCGTGACACCCAGCCCATCCCCATACTTCACTTAGGGGCAGGAAGGCTTGGAGTTCTTCTAGTCTTCTGCCGCTTACTATGGCCACGCGGTAACGTTGCCCCAAAGCCTTCAGCAGCCGGATCAGTTCTTGGTCCGGACGGGCTTTATCCGGTGTGGGGGCAATGGGTACCAGGGTCCCGTCATAGTCGAACAGCAGCAGAAGCCGAGAGTTGTGTTTCTGTAGAAGATCTAGCAAATCTTCCCTCATGGTGTGGCCACCGAGTATTCGGCCCGGTGCTCGAGCGTGGTCTTGAGGAAGCTTCTAACCCAAGTGGCGGCGGTCCAGCGGGCCAGCTTCTGCTGCAAAGCCTGCAGCCGCTTTCTCTGCTCTTCCACCGGCATCTCTAGGGCTTGCCGGATAGCCTCTACCATGTCCTCGGGGTTGTAAGGGTTGACCAGTAAAGCTTCCCGGAGGTGGCAGGCAATTCCAGCCAAGCGGCTTAACACCAGCACCCCCGGTTTCTCTCCTTTGGTCACTACGTATTCGGCGGCTACCAGGTTAAGCCCGTCACGCAGGGGGGTTACTAGGGCCACGTCGGCGGCCAGGTAGAAGGCCGCTAGCTCTTTCTGGTCGAAAGAGCGGTAGAAGTAGCGTACCGGCGTCCAGGCGGGAGTGCTGAAGCGCCCGTTTATCCTTCCCACCAGGGCTTCCACCCGCCGGCGCAGCTCGGTATAGGCTCCGATACCATTGCGGGTGGGCACCGCTATTTGCAAAAGGGTTACCCGCCCATGATATTCGGGATATTTCTCCAGAAAGCGTTCGAAAGCGCTAAGCTTATCTAAGACCCCCTTGCTGTAGTCTAAACGTTCCACTCCCAGCAACAGCTTTTCTCCGCCTATCTGCTGTCGGATGAGCTCGGCCTTCTCCCTTATTTCCGGATTCTTTCCTAGAGAGGAGAACAGTTCTTGGTTAACCCCTACCGGTATGGCCTGAACCTCCACCACCCGCCCCTGGTAGAAGATTAGCTTGCCGCCGGGCAGCACGGTAGCATCGATGAAGGCGCGGACGCACTGCAGGAAGTTCTCTACATATTTAGGGACGTGGAAGGCAATTACGTCCGCACCCAGCAACCCCTCTATTATCTCTCTGGACCAGGGGACCACTTCCCAGGTATCCGGTCCGGGGAAGGGGATGTGCCAGAACAAGCCGATCTTCGGGCTTTTCTTAGCGAAGGCCTGTTGGCGCAGGAAAGAGGGAACTAGGGCCAAGTGATAGTCGTGCACCCAGATGAGATCGGCATCATGTCCTACTTTTCCGGTGAGGGAAGCGAATTTCTGGTTGACCTCCCGGTACCCTGTCCACCAGTCGGGATCAATGACGCACTTCTCCAAGAAGTGGTGACAGAGGGGCCACATTACCTGGTTAGCAAACCCGTCGTAATAGAGTTCTACTTCCCGGCGGGTTAGAGGTACCTCTACCCACTTTAGGTTACCTTCCTGGTAAGTGGTGCCGGCTTCTTTCTCAGAAGCAAACCTTCCTCCCCAGGCGACCCAGGTACCTGGGGTGGTGCGGAAGAGGGGCATTATAGCCGACACCAGACCACTTACTGCCCACTGCTTTTCCACTCCGGTCGCGGTTTCTTTGAGGACGAAAGGACCGCGGTTAGATACCACCACCAGCCGCACTTTGGATGGGAAACGCAAAGCTACGGTAGCCATGTGCTCCAGATCCCTCCTTTCCCGGAGCGGGTCCAAATTAAAAGCCCGCTTTTTACCGAGGGGTAAAAAGCGGGCAAAACACCTACCTTACGCCTTTTACCGGGCGTCCGGTGCTTTCCACGCTTACGAGGTTAGCTGACGGGTTCGGGTCGAAAGCTTGACCCTACCCGGCCGTAGAAGGCCGGGATTCACCCCACGAGACGGGTCCCCCGCTTCCCCCTCGGCCTGCCGAGGAAGAATTCAGCGCTCCAGCAATACACTATGCGCTTGTTAGAGTTTATTTTAACATAAAATTCGGCCTGGAGCAACTAAAACCTGGGAAACTAGCAAAAACAAGGACTCGCAGGGGCAAAGGGTAAATCGGGATCCCGGGAGGGTGCACCGGAAATCCGGTGACACCGGGACAAAGATAGTTTATACTTTTTCAAAGATGCTGGAGAATCGATCGGGGGGAGGGAAAGTGAAAGGAGATTTGGCCGATTTCCTGCAGAAAAAGCGCTGGGCGGTAGTGGGTGCCTCGCGCGATCCGCAAAAATACGGGCACCGCATCTACTTTCAACTCAAAGAACTGGGATACGAAGTTTACGCCGTAAACCCCAACTGCCAAAAGATCGACGGCGACCCGTGCTACCCCTCTTTGAGTGCCTTGCCAGTACTTCCCGAGGTGGTTAACATCGTGGTACCTCCGCAGGTGGCGGAGCGGGTAGTCGAAGAAGCGATTCGCCTGGGGATAAAGCGAATATGGCTACAGCCAGGCACAGAATCTTCCGCGGCGCTGGAAGCGGCCGAGAAAGCCGGTATTTGGGTAGTTTACGGCCAGTGTGTCTTGCTGGCCAGCAAACCGGAGGAGGGTTAAGGCATGGAGATAACCATAAAGGAACTGCCCCCGACGAAAGTAGCCTATCTCCGGAAAAAAGGAGATATGGAGAGTTTCCCCCTGGCGGTGCAGGAGCTGGAGAAGTGGATCGTTAACGCGGGACTCGCGATTTCTGGGCCTCCGGTTCTGGTTTATCTGAGCAACCCGGTTGGTATGCCCCACCCTTTCCGGGAATGGGAGGTGCAGATACCGGTCACCGGCGAGGCCGAGGTGGTTGAGGAAGAGGATAGGGGGGTGAAGGAATTACCTCAGCGTAAGGTGGCTTGCGTACAGCACCAAGGAGGATTTAGGGCTATAGAATTTATTTTGCCAGGTTTTTTCCGGGCCATTTACGAGCAAGGCTACCGTTTGGAAGGACCAGCAGAGGAAGTTTATCCGGACCTAAAGGGAGGAGAAATAGATCTAGAGATGGTCACCGAGGTGCGTTTCCCTATTGCCAGCCGGTCGGAGAAACATTAAAATAATATTTGGAAGCTCGCGGAGGCGAGCACGCGAACCTCACAAGAAAACCGCTTGACTCGTTCGGGCGGATATGCTAAGATAGGCGTTGCGTGTGGTGAGCGACCGATCTTTGAAAACTGGATAGTGGTGGTTGAGGTAAGGAAGTGGAGGGTTAGGATCGGCCTTCTGTTTAAAGCTTTGAGCTTTTAACGGAGGGTTTGATCCTGGCTCAGGACGAACGCTGGCGGCGTGCCTAACACATGCAAGTCGAGCGGGCTTGTCAGGGCCTTGTGTCCTGGCAAGTTGAGCGGCGGACGGGTGAGTAACGCGTGGGTAACCTACCCAGGAGACTGGGATAACCCTGGGAAACTGGGGCTAATACCGGATACGCTCCTGCTGGGGCATCCTGGTGGGAGGAAAGGTGGCGTTGAGGCGCTGCCGCTCCTGGATGGGCCCGCGTCCCATCAGCTAGTTGGTGGGGTAACGGCCTACCAAGGCGACGACGGGTAGCCGGCCTGAGAGGGTGGTCGGCCACACTGGGACTGAGACACGGCCCAGACTCCTACGGGAGGCAGCAGTGGGGGATCTTCCGCAATGGGCGAAAGCCTGACGGAGCGACGCCGCGTGGGGGAAGAAGGCCTTCGGGTCGTAAACCCCTGTCGTGGGGGACGATGCTCTAGGGGGTGAATAGCCTCCTGGGGTGACGGTACCTCACAAGAAAGCCCCGGCTAACTACGTGCCAGCAGCCGCGGTAAGACGTAGGGGGCGAGCGTTGTCCGGAATCACTGGGCGTAAAGGGCGCGTAGGCGGCTCCAGAAGTCGTGGGTGAAATCCCTGGGCTCAACCTAGGGGCTGCCCACGAAACCATGGGGCTTGAGGGCAGGAGAGGGGAGTGGAATTCCCGGTGTAGCGGTGAAATGCGTAGATATCGGGAGGAACACCAGTGGCGAAGGCGGCTCCCTGGTCTGTCCCTGACGCTGAGGCGCGAAAGCTGGGGGAGCAAACCGGATTAGATACCCGGGTAGTCCCAGCCGTAAACGATGGGCGCTAGGTGTGGGGGAGTGTTAACTCCTCCGTGCCGTAGGTAACCCATTAAGCGCCCCGCCTGGGGAGTACGGTCGCAAGACTGAAACTCAAAGGAATTGACGGGGGCCCGCACAAGCGGTGGAGCGCGTGGTTTAATTCGATGCTAAGCGAAGAACCTTACCAGGGCTTGACATGCTGGTGGTAGCGACCCGAAAGGGAAGCGACCCCGGGGTTTAGCCGCCGGGGAGCCAGCACAGGTGGTGCATGGTTGTCGTCAGCTCGTGCCGTGAGGTGTTGGGTTAAGTCCCGCAACGAGCGCAACCCCTGCCCCTAGTTGCCAGCGGGTGAGGCCGGGCACTCTAGGGGGACTGCCGTCGACAAGACGGAGGAAGGTGGGGATGACGTCAAATCATCATGCCCCTGATGCCCTGGGCTACACACGCGCTACAATGGCCGGTACAGCGGGAAGCGAAGCCGCGAGGCGGAGCAAATCCCTGAAAGCCGGTCTCAGTTCGGATTGCAGGCTGCAACTCGCCTGCATGAAGCCGGAATCGCTAGTAATCGCCGGTCAGCATACGGCGGTGAATACGTTCCCGGGCCTTGTACACACCGCCCGTCACACCACGGAAGCCGGCAACACCCGAAGTCGGTACTCCTAACCCTCGCAAGAGGGAGGGAGCCGCCGAAGGTGGGGCCGGTGACTGGGGTGAAGTCGTAACAAGGTAGCCGTACGGGAACGTGCGGCTGGATCACCTCCTTTCTAAGGAGTTTCTCCTCTTGCACCCTCCAAACTTCCTCTACCCTCCACCACTGTCCGGTTTTGAGAGATCGGGCCCATAGCTCAGTCGGTAAGAGCGCACGCCTGATAAGCGTGAGGTCAGTGGTTCGAGTCCACTTGGGCCCACCATAAAATCTATAAAGAAATTTATGGGGATGTAGCTCAGCGGGAGAGCACCTGCTTTGCAAGCAGGGGGTCGGCGGTTCAAATCCGCTCATCTCCACCAGGTAAAAACACTCCTTTGCTCCTTGAAAACTGCATAGTGTCAGGTTAAGGTTTCAGGTCAAGATAGTAAGGGCGCACGGTGGATGCCTTGGCGCCAGGAGCCGACGAAGGCCGTGGCAAGCTGCGATAAGCCTCGGGGAGCCGCAGGCAGGCGTTAGGACCCGGGGATGGCCGAATGGGGAAACCTGGCGTGGGCTCAAACCCGCGTCATCCCGTGCTGAATCCATAGGCACGGGAGGGGAACCGGGCGAACTGAAACATCTTAGTAGCCCGAGGAGAAGAAATCAACCGAGATTCCCTGAGTAGCGGCGAGCGAAAGGGGAGGAGCCCAAACCGCACGGGTGCAAAAGGTCCAGAGCCGTTGCTCGTGCGGGGTAGCGGGACGGACCTGGGCGGGGCTCTGGGACCCGCCGGGGAGTTAGAAAACCGGGGGTTAGCCGAAGAGGTCTGGAAAGGCCCGCCGTAGAGGGTGATAGCCCCGTAGGCGAAAGCTTCCGGTCTCCCTGGGGTCCGATCCCAAGTACCACGGGACACGTGGAATCCCGTGGGAATCAGGGGGGACCACCCTCCAAGGCTAAATACTCCTGGCGACCGATAGTGAACTAAGTACCGTGAGGGAAAGGTGAAAAGAACCCCGGCGAGGGGAGTGAAATAGAACCTGAAACCGTGTGCCTACAAGCTGTCAGAGGGCTATGCCCTTTTGGGCAAGGCCTGATGGCGTACTTTTTGCAGAACGGGCCGGCGAGTTACCGTCCGTGGCGAGGCTAAGGAGCGGCTGCTCCGGAGCCGCAGCGAAAGCGAGTCCGAACAGGGCGCTAAGTCGCGGGCGGTAGACCCGAAACCGGGTGAGCTACCCATGCCCAGGGTGAAGGTAGGGTAAGACCTACTGGAGGCCCGAACCCACTGGTGTTGAAAAACCAGGGGATGAGGTGTGGGTAGGGGTGAAATGCCAATCGAACCCGGAGATAGCTGGTTCTCCCCGAAATGCGTTTCAGCGCAGCCTCAGGGGGAAGAGTACCGGAGGTAGAGCACTGGATGGGCTAGGGGCCTTAGCGGGTTACCGAACCCAACCAAACTCCGAATGCCGGTACTTGGTCCCTGGGAGTGAGACCGCGGGGGATAAGCTTCGTGGTCGAGAGGGGAACAGCCCAGACCGCCGGCTAAGGTCCCTAAGAGCGGGCTAAGTGGGGAAGGATGTGGGGTTGCTGAGACAGCCAGGATGTTGGCTTAGAAGCAGCCATCATTTAAAGAGTGCGTAATAGCTCACTGGTCGAGCGACCCTGCGCCGAAAATGTAACGGGGCTCAAGCCCGCCACCGAAGCCGCGGCAGCGCAAGGTTTGCCTTGCGCTGGGTAGGGGAGCGTTCCCTCGGCGTCGAAGCCGTACCGTAAGGAGCGGTGGAGCTGAGGGAAGTGAGAATGCCGGCATGAGTAAGCGATAAGGCAGGTGAGAATCCTGCCCGCCGTAAGCCTAAGGTTTCCTGGGGAAGGCTCGTCCGCCCAGGGTTAGCCGGGACCTAAGCCGAGGCCGAAAGGCGTAGGTGATGGGTAAGGGGTGGATATTCCCCTGCCACCGGTCGGGAGCGATGGGGTGACGCAGGAGGGTAGGCTGAGCGCGCGGCTGGAAAAGCGCGTCCAAGCCTGTAGGGTGCGGGATAGGCAAATCCGTCCCGCTTAAAGCCCGAGAGGCGATGGGGAGGGAAAGATAAGTACCGAAGCAGCCGATCCCACACTGCCGAGAAAAGCCTCTAAGCGACAAAGACCCGGCCGGTGCCCGTACCGCAAACCGACACAGGTAGGCGGGGAGAGAATCCTCAGGCGCGCGGGAGAACCCTCGTTAAGGAACTCGGCAAACTGACCCCGTAACTTCGGGAGAAGGGGTGCCTCTGCGGGTTAAGGCCTAAGCGCCGTAAGCCTGTGGGGGTCGCAGAGAGCGGGCCCAGGCGACTGTTTACCAAAAACACAGGTCCCTGCTCAACTCGTAAGAGGATGTATAGGGGCTGACGCCTGCCCAGTGCCGGAAGGTTAAGGGGAAGGGTTAGGGGGTAAACCCCCCGAAGCTCTGAACCTAAGCCCCGGTAAACGGCGGCCGTAACTATAACGGTCCTAAGGTAGCGAAATTCCTTGTCGGGTAAGTTCCGACCTGCACGAAAGGCGTAACGACCTGGGCGCTGTCTCAACGAGGGGCCCGGCGAAATTGAGGTGCCAGTGAAGACGCTGGCTACCTGCGGTGGGACAGAAAGACCCCGTGGAGCTTTACTGCAGCCTGGCATTGGACTCTGGTGTTCTATGTACAGGATAGGTGGGAGGCTGAGAAGCCTGGGCGCCAGCCTGGGTGGAGCCGCCAGTGGGATACCACCCTTAGGACATTGGGGTTCTAACCTTGGGCCGTGCAGCCGGCCTGGGGACAGTGTCAGGTGGGCAGTTTGACTGGGGCGGTCGCCTCCTAAAAGGTAACGGAGGCGCCCAAAGGTCCCCTCAGCGCGGTTGGAAATCGCGCGTTGAGTGCAAGGGCATAAGGGGGCTTGACTGCGAGACCGACGGGTCGAGCAGGTGCGAAAGCAGGGCCTAGTGATCCGGTGGTACCGAGTGGAAGGGCCATCGCTCAACGGATAAAAGCTACCCCGGGGATAACAGGCTGGTCTCCCCCAAGAGTTCACATCGACGGGGAGGTTCGGCACCTCGATGTCGGCTCATCGCATCCTGGGGCTGGAGCAGGTCCCAAGGGTTGGGCTGTTCGCCCATTAAAGCGGTACGTGAGCTGGGTTCAGAACGTCGTGAGACAGTTCGGTCCCTATCCACCGCAGGCGGAGGAAACTTGAGGGGGGCCGTCCCTAGTACGAGAGGACCGGGACGGACAGGCCGCTGGTGTACCAGTTGTCCCGCCAGGGGCATAGCTGGGTAGCCATGCCTGGAAGGGATAAGCGCTGAAAGCATCTAAGCGCGAAGCCCGCCCCAAGATAAGGTTTCCTGCCGGGGTAAAACCCGGGTAAGACCCCTGGTAGACTACCAGGTAGATAGGCCGGAGGTGTAAGCCGGGTAACCGGTTGAGCTGACCGGTACTAATCGGTCGAGGTCTTGACCTGAAGCCTGCCCTGACACTATGTGGTTTTGAGGGAGCAAGGGAGGAAATCAGGTCCTCGGTGGTCATAGCGGAGGGGACACACCCGTTCCCATTCCGAACACGGAAGTTAAGCCCTCCAGCGCCGATGGTACTGCCCTGGCGACGGGGCGGGAGAGTAGGTCGCTGCCGGGGACCTTTAAATTTATAAGCTCCGCGATAGCTCAACGGTAGAGCGCCCGGCTGTTAACCGGGTGGTTGCAGGTTCGAATCCTGCTCGCGGAGCCAAATTCTTGAAAAAAACCTGTGAGTACCCCTCACAGGCTTTTTATTTTTTGCAGGCACTAACCGCCCGAGATTGCTTCTTCTCGTTTTCCGCTGTACAATTTCCAGCGTGGGCGTTTTATTCTACTGGAGAGGAAGGAAAGAATTGGTCGAGGCGACGGGTGTAGTTTTGGCTGGAGGCAAAAGCACGCGCTTAGGGCGGAACAAGGCTTTCCTGGAGTACGAAGGAGAGCCCCTCATCATCCGGGTGGTAAAGACCTTGAAGCAGGTTTTTCCGGAGGTTATTATCGTGGGCGATCCTGAGCTTTATCGGGACTTAGCCGACCGGGTGGTGTCCGATATATTTCCTGGTGCCGGTCCCTTGGCGGGCATACATGCGGGATTAGCACACGCTTCCCACGAGGTTATTTTCGTTTCCGCCTGCGATCTGCCCTTTGTCGACGAAAAGCTGGCTCTGGGTATAACCAAGTACGTCGAAGGTTATGACGCTGCTATTCCTTGTATAGGGGGACGGCTGGAGCCCTTGTTTGCCGCCTACCGGCGTACCTGCCTTGAGCCGGCCACCCGCTGCTTACAGCAGGGACGCCGAAAAGTGGTGAGTTTCATAGGCGAGGTAAAGGTACGCTACCTCACGGAGGTGGACCTGGCTGGCCTTTCTCCCAGCTGGGGCCGGGCATTTTTCAACCTGAACTGGGATTATGAACTTGGGCTTTTGCGTGCCGGCTTACCCCTCAACGTACCGGTGGTGGGGGTGGTGGGTCCCTCAGGAAGCGGGAAGACGACTTTAATTGCTGGTCTCATCCAGGAACTTTCCTCCCGTGGTTACCGGGCGGCGGCGGTAAAGCATACCAGCCACCGCTTGGAGGATACCCCAGGTAAGGATACCGCCCGCTTGGCGGCGGCAGGGGCAAAAGTTACGGTGCTGCTGGGCCCGGGAGGATTTTTTTATTTCCGGAGCGGCGAAGGAGAAGTAGCGCCTTTTAAAGTTTTCTGCTTACTGGAGGAAGAAGCCGATATTATTTTAGTGGAGGGGTACAAGCATCTGGCTTTACCCCGGATCGTAATAGGAGAAGAAGTTGCCAGCGACGAAGTGCTGGCCTGCTTAAAGCCTGGATTTTCTCCTGAGGAAGTAAGGCAGTTGGCGAGATACCTGCAGGAAAAATTCTTGAAGCGGAGGTATTCCGGTTGATAAAACTTCTCCTTCCCAAGCTCTACGCTCCCTCGCTCCTTTCTCTTACTCCCCTGGAATTAAGGCAGCGGGGCATAAAGGCGTTACTTCTGGATCTTGACAACACCCTCGTACCTCGGGGAGAAGAGAAGGTTGACTCACCGGTTAAGAACTGGGTGGAGAACTTGAGACGGCAGGGTTTTAAGCTCTGCGTAGTCTCTAACAACACCCACGGCAAGGGGGCCGGGCCGATTCAAGAGCTGGGGGTTCCGGCCGTCTTTCGGGCAGTCAAGCCCTTTCCCTGGGCTTTCCGCCGGGCCCTTGAGCTTTTGGGTACCAGGCCGGAGGAGACAGCCATAGTGGGGGACCAACTCTTCACCGATATTCTGGGGGGCAATCTTTTAGGGCTTTACACCATTTTGGTGCCCTCGCTTAAAGGTCCCGATTTCATCGCCACCCGTCTCCTTGTCCGACCCGTGGAGCGCCTGGTGTGGCGCTGGATCCGCTCTAAGGTTCCTCGCCTTCAGGAACCGGTCCCGAGAAAGACTGAGCTTCGCTCCAGTTGCCGGACGGGAGGTTAGAGCCAGATGCAAATAGACGGCAACACCAGAATAGTAGGTATCTTTGGCGATCCTATTGCTCACACCCTCTCCCCCCATATGCACAACGCCGCCTTTCGGGCGCTTAACCTCAACTACATTTATGTCCCTTTCTGGGTGCGGCGGGAGGAGCTAGCGGAAGCCACGGCAGCTATAAGGGCCCTTAATCTGGCCGGGGTAAACGTCACCGTTCCCCACAAGGAAGCCATAATACCTTACTTGGATGAGTTGGAGGAAGAGGCGTGTCTCATCGGAGCGGTAAATACGGTGGTCAACCAAGGTGGCAAACTCTGGGGCAGCAACACCGATGCTTCCGGTTTCCTGGCTGCTTTGCAGGAAGAGGGCTTTGCGCCGGCGAAGAAAAAAGTAGCGGTGCTGGGAGCAGGAGGAGCGGCCAGAGCGGTAGGGGTGGCTCTGGCTAGGTCGCAGGTGGAGGAGATAACCTTTTTTAACCGCACCTTTGATCGAGCGGCAGAACTGGCGGCTTATCTGGAGGAAAGGACAGGAGTAAGGGCGCGTGCCCTTCCTTGGGAGGAAATGGGAAGCTTCAGGGGAATAGAATTTCTGCAGGCAGCAGATCTTATAGTCCAGACCACCAGCCTGGGCATGCATCCCCGCGAGGGCGAAATGCCTCCGGTAGCGGAAGAGGCTTTCCGGCCAGGCCAACTGGTGATCGACCTGGTCTATCGTCCCTTAAAAACCCGTTTCTTATCTTTAGCCCAGAAGAGGGGAGCTAAGACTGCCAGCGGCCTTGGTATGCTTCTCTATCAGGGAGCGCTGGCTTTTTCCTTGTGGACTGGTGTGCCCGCTCCTCTGGAGGTCATGCGGGCGGCGCTAGAAGAGGCCCTGGGAGTGGGACAAGGGAGGGGAGAGAATGCTTAGGTATCTCACGGCAGGAGAATCGCACGGGCAGGCGCTGCTTACCATAATAGAGGGGATGCCGGCAGGGCTCTGGCTCACGGCCGACTACATCGACCGACAGCTGGAACGCCGGCAGGGAGGATACGGCCGGGGAGCAAGACAGCGCATAGAGCGGGATAGGGTAGAAATCTTGAGCGGCGTGCGTGGGGGATTTACACTGGGTTCCCCCATAGCCTTGAAGATAGCCAACCGGGACTGGGAGAACTGGCGGGAGGTCATGAACCCGGGCTTAGAGGCGCGCTTGGACGAGCGGGTGATAACGCGGCCTCGGCCGGGGCATGCTGACCTGGCAGGGGCGCTGAAGTATGCCTTTTATGACCTGCGCAACGTGCTGGAAAGAGCTAGTGCCCGTGAAACAGTGGC
It encodes:
- a CDS encoding glycoside hydrolase family 15 protein, yielding MRNLQNYLGMVGNGETVALIDPEGRISWFCAPRFDSFPLFAAALDPYRGGFLRLHFPAEARVVYTGHEYYDRTNVLQTFFKGAGFHGVIIDFMPWQRNAFIRLVKIKNTTTQPLRLPIEVEVVPVRTSFRPFVRRQEGNAFLIFDQNMCLYLLLTISKEALGFPRIELSLPPGGEEEFRLVMGYGRDREEAEVEVQRALEASLGETVRFWEQWLERARIPSWLKGPLRKAYCRSLLALKLLTHHRSGAILAAPTASFPATPGGKENWDYRYCWIRDGFLTAMAFDEAGLHQEARKFYDFILPLQAPDGSWPHPLYTIDGTVPTEVEIMDLEGPNGEKPIRFGNEAAIQLQLDNEGSVLYGLWYHYALTRDKAYLREIWPAVRKAAFWLRRNWFRAEHGIWEFRGHRSQWTYGKAVTYGGLLAAARLAQELGFGQLAGIWRGAAYQMQSEVVHYAWSEKRQAFTQLYDDDSPLDISVLALVFYGLVSPRDPRMLKTIQALEGTRGCLIYRAVARYECAILPFALAQLWLARYHLRAGNLQRAWELTDMLLSNATSLYLWGEHFDPETGKQWGNFPQTFVHAEFVRNAWAWQRAMAGRAEGVVAAQLQAQQV
- a CDS encoding alpha,alpha-trehalose-phosphate synthase (UDP-forming); protein product: MATVALRFPSKVRLVVVSNRGPFVLKETATGVEKQWAVSGLVSAIMPLFRTTPGTWVAWGGRFASEKEAGTTYQEGNLKWVEVPLTRREVELYYDGFANQVMWPLCHHFLEKCVIDPDWWTGYREVNQKFASLTGKVGHDADLIWVHDYHLALVPSFLRQQAFAKKSPKIGLFWHIPFPGPDTWEVVPWSREIIEGLLGADVIAFHVPKYVENFLQCVRAFIDATVLPGGKLIFYQGRVVEVQAIPVGVNQELFSSLGKNPEIREKAELIRQQIGGEKLLLGVERLDYSKGVLDKLSAFERFLEKYPEYHGRVTLLQIAVPTRNGIGAYTELRRRVEALVGRINGRFSTPAWTPVRYFYRSFDQKELAAFYLAADVALVTPLRDGLNLVAAEYVVTKGEKPGVLVLSRLAGIACHLREALLVNPYNPEDMVEAIRQALEMPVEEQRKRLQALQQKLARWTAATWVRSFLKTTLEHRAEYSVATP
- a CDS encoding GyrI-like domain-containing protein; the protein is MEITIKELPPTKVAYLRKKGDMESFPLAVQELEKWIVNAGLAISGPPVLVYLSNPVGMPHPFREWEVQIPVTGEAEVVEEEDRGVKELPQRKVACVQHQGGFRAIEFILPGFFRAIYEQGYRLEGPAEEVYPDLKGGEIDLEMVTEVRFPIASRSEKH
- a CDS encoding CoA-binding protein — its product is MKGDLADFLQKKRWAVVGASRDPQKYGHRIYFQLKELGYEVYAVNPNCQKIDGDPCYPSLSALPVLPEVVNIVVPPQVAERVVEEAIRLGIKRIWLQPGTESSAALEAAEKAGIWVVYGQCVLLASKPEEG
- the otsB gene encoding trehalose-phosphatase, with protein sequence MREDLLDLLQKHNSRLLLLFDYDGTLVPIAPTPDKARPDQELIRLLKALGQRYRVAIVSGRRLEELQAFLPLSEVWGWAGCHGAEIKVAGKGFWRYSLGLEEKASKDKFYLYLVRLLAGRKGFLLEDKGFALALHYRLADEEEAEIVKEEAQQAAQAFLPRWQIWPGKKVVEFLPPGINKGAAVARLLAEAQGFLPAYFGDDTGDAPALRLVEEKQGIGVAVGSQAPPASFKLAGPEAVRQLLLRLCRP